The Eurosta solidaginis isolate ZX-2024a chromosome 4, ASM4086904v1, whole genome shotgun sequence genome includes a window with the following:
- the Obp19c gene encoding general odorant-binding protein 19d: MILFSNNFLITIMLCLATVQILHALSSNELKLSGKRKPLLTREDPSDLEEYKRFKRQSMTPMKDYQDFLTNSKMQCAVEMGIDPDDLKKSLLYAEQPTLKEKCLMECILKRLEVMDKKNMLSVAAIGRIANIIGNNNPLITSIAMATAENCKAFITAENSCERAHQISKCIAAEMKMHRIKLVY; this comes from the exons ATGATATtattttctaacaattttttgaTTACCATTATGTTGTGCTTGGCGACTGTACAAATT cTGCATGCACTCAGTTCGAATGAGTTAAAATTATCTGGTAAGCGGAAGCCATTGCTAACTCGCGAAGATCCTTCCGATTTGGAGGAATATAAACGTTTCAAACGTCAATCAATGACACCCATGAAGGATTATCAAGATTTTTTAACAAATTCAAAAATGCAATGTGCCGTCGAAATGGGTATCGATCCAGATGATTTGAAAAAATCTTTACTTTATGCAGAGCAACCGACGCTCAAAGAGAAATGCTTAATGGAGTGTATTTTAAAGCGTTTGGAAGTG ATGGACAAAAAAAATATGCTGTCTGTAGCGGCAATTGGACGCATTGCTAATATA ATTGGCAATAACAATCCGTTGATAACCTCCATCGCTATGGCAACGGCTGAGAACTGCAAAGCGTTCATAACAGCTGAAAACTCTTGTGAGCGTGCCCATCAAATTAGTAAATGCATTGCTGCTGAAATGAAAATGCACCGAAtcaaattggtttattaa